A genomic stretch from Primulina huaijiensis isolate GDHJ02 chromosome 14, ASM1229523v2, whole genome shotgun sequence includes:
- the LOC140957741 gene encoding ABC transporter A family member 7-like, whose product MILESVSGTPQLNHYMGPSADDIELLVVLYAWMILQLLPVMVEILVYEKQQKLRIMMGMHGLSNGAYWFITYMYFLVVSSIYMCCYLVSGKLTRRRVFIMNSFSLQCTFYFVYINLQITTSFLLALLFKRVRSASVIGFFIVFGSGLAGATLFSDLVNDASVNRIWIITLEIFPGFALYRGMKELNDYSNGAVSTGTFGIQWRHLKNSSSGMREVLIVMTVTWLLFLLMAYFVDKISSSTSPFSFSRMFQMRTMGHHQHHSFTGQGPNIFVQMEKEDIALEVEKVKKLQIEPNPNYSTICCDLKKVYPGTDGTPDKFAVKGAYLALPRGECFGILGPNGAGKTTFINMMIGLLKPTSGTASIEGLDLQTQMNMIHSKMGVCPQTDLLWDTLTAREHLLFYGRLKNLTGSTLTRAVDDALKSADLFQVGDKLSGKYSGGMKRRLNVAISLIGDPKVVYLDEPSSGLDPASRNKLWQVLKQAKTDKNVVLTTHSMEEAEHLCDRIGIFVDGCFQCLGSPDELKNRYGGFYILTMTTSARDVEEVEGMVKSLCPSARRTYSLSGTQKFEMAKTEIKKSDIFGAVKHIKQRFAVQIWGVTETTMEDVFIKVAVEAASSNV is encoded by the exons ATGATATTAGAGTCCGTATCAGGAACACCCCAGCTGAACCATTACATGGGTCCAAGTGCAGATGACATCGAACTTTTAGTAGTTTTGTATGCATGGATGATCCTACAATTACTTCCT GTAATGGTGGAAATTTTGGTATATGAAAAGCAACAGAAGTTGAGAATAATGATGGGAATGCATGGCTTAAGCAATGGGGCTTACTGGTTTATTACATACATGTATTTCCTCGTCGTATCATCAATTTATATGTGTTGTTATCTAGTATCCGGTAAACTGACAA GACGTCGGGTCTTTATCATGAATTCTTTTTCTCTCCAATGCACGTTTTACTTCGTCTATATCAACTTGCAAATTACGACAAGTTTTCTACTAGCTCTACTTTTCAAACGTGTGAGGTCTGCTTCAG TTATCGGATTTTTCATTGTCTTTGGATCTGGCCTTGCGGGAGCAACACTTTTCAGTGATTTGGTTAACGATGCTTCCGTAAATA GAATCTGGATCATTACTCTAGAGATATTTCCCGGATTTGCGTTGTATAGAGGAATGAAAGAGCTCAATGATTATAGCAACGGAGCAGTTAGCACTGGGACTTTTGGGATTCAGTGGCGTCACTTGAAGAATAGCAGCAGTGGAATGAGAGAAGTATTAATTGTCATGACTGTAACCTGGCTGCTTTTTCTACTGATGGCCTATTTTGTTGATAAAATTTCATCGTCTACAAGTCCCTTCTCCTTTTCAAGAATGTTTCAAATGAGAACCATGGGACATCATCAGCACCACAGTTTCACAGGACAAGGACCCAACATTTTCGTGCAAATGGAGAAAGAAGATATTGCACTAGAG GTGGAAAAggttaaaaaattacaaattgaaCCAAATCCAAACTACTCTACAATCTGCTGCGATCTCAAAAAGGTGTATCCTGGAACTGATGGAACTCCAGATAAATTTGCTGTCAAAGGAGCGTATCTTGCCTTACCTCGAGGAGAATGTTTCGGAATTCTTGGCCCAAATGGAGCTGGAAAGACTACGTTTATTAATATG ATGATTGGTCTCTTGAAACCAACCTCAGGAACTGCATCCATTGAGGGACTAGATTTGCAGACTCAAATGAATATGATACACTCGAAAATGGGTGTATGCCCACAAACCGA CCTGCTCTGGGATACCTTAACTGCAAGGGAGCACTTGCTCTTCTATGGCAGGCTAAAAAATCTCACTGGTTCCACCTTAACTCGT GCGGTGGATGATGCATTGAAAAGTGCGGACTTGTTTCAAGTGGGAGACAAACTTTCTGGAAAATACAGCGGAGGAATGAAGAGGAGGCTCAATGTTGCCATTTCATTGATTGGGGATCCTAAA GTTGTATACTTAGATGAGCCGAGCTCTGGACTTGATCCAGCTTCAAGAAACAAGCTGTGGCAAGTTCTGAAACAAGCAAAGACGGACAAGAATGTTGTTTTGACAA CCCATTCAATGGAAGAAGCTGAGCACCTTTGCGATCGAATAGGTATATTTGTCGATGGATGCTTCCAATGCTTAGGTAGCCCAGATGAG CTAAAGAACAGATATGGTGGATTCTATATACTAACAATGACTACATCTGCACGGGATGTGGAGGAGGTTGAGGGCATGGTTAAGAGCCTTTGTCCAAGTGCAAGAAGAACCTATAGTTTATCGGGTACTCAGAAGTTTGAAATGGCGAAAACTGAGATCAAGAAATCAGACATATTTGGAGCTGTGAAGCATATAAAGCAGAGGTTTGCAGTTCAGATATGGGGTGTGACCGAGACTACCATGGAAGATGTGTTTATTAAAGTGGCTGTGGAGGCTGCTTCTTCTAACGTTTAA